In the genome of Scylla paramamosain isolate STU-SP2022 chromosome 2, ASM3559412v1, whole genome shotgun sequence, the window GGAGACACACCACACCCCTGCCCCGTTTGATATGGTATCAAGCGTCCCCACAGGTGGAGCTACATGAGGAGAGCTGAAAGTTTACCACCTTCATCACTCCATGGGGAAGGTTCAGATACCCCCATGGGCCACTTCTCAGCCGGCGACGCCTACACGAAGCGCTTTGACGACGCTATTTAGGGCATAGCACGGAAACACAAGTGCATGGAAACACAATGGCACCTTACTTTACGACAGCAGCATCGAGGAGGCCTTCTGGCATACCTACGATTTCTTAACGACGTGCACATCGAAAGGCATCACCCTAAAACCAGAGAAGTTCCAGTTCGCTCGGAGGGAAGTCAACTTCGTGGGTTTCTGTCTCGTGTGGGACGAATACAAGCCTATAGACGAGCCTCTCGCGGTGGTTAAGAGCTTCAAGATGCCTGAAAAGTCCTCCATTTCAGACCTAAGGTCGTGATACTTGTTTGTAAGTCAGCTTGCGCCATTCCTCGCCACAGCACAGATTATGAATGACTTCAGGGagctcctgaaaaaaaaaaaaaaaaaaaaaaaaactgggaagaCCGTGTACTGGGACGAACAACTAAAGAAGTTTCATAAAGCTCAGGACACCATATGCCAACTCGCTCGGGAAGGCTTTGCATACTACGACAACACACGGCCCACAGCAGCCATCACAGATTGGAGCAAGGAGGGCATCGGATTCGTCATACTGCAGCAGTACTGTCACTGCTATTCCGCTGCCGCAAGTCAGGGTGGCGCTTGGCTTTGTGCGGCAGCCGCCACCTCACCGCCGCCGAGGCCGGCTACGCTGCTGTGGAAGGAGAAATGTTGGCCCTAATGTGGTGTCTCCAAAAAGCCAGGCTGTTCCTGCTAGGATGCCCAaacctcaccatcatcaccgacCATCGCCCGCTCACGAAACTCTTGGGGGACAGAGCTCTTATAGAAGTAATCAACCCGCGGCTCTTCCGTTTGAAGGAACGGACCCTTAAGTACCATTTCCAGATGAAGTACTTACCTGGAAAGAGACACACCGCAGCAGACTTCCTATCGCGATACCCAGAAGTCCCCCGGCGGACACCGACAAAATTGCACTGGCACTCCCTCAGTACCTGAAAACTCTGTTAAGGGGGATAAATAAGTCGCCCGCCCAACTCACCGCGGGGAGGCAGCTACACGACGTGGTGCCCACGGCCCGCTGGCACCTCAAGGTGGACACTCCGTGAAAGAGAAATACGGATGGGAGAGGAATGCAACACGCTGATGGTCAACAGTCTCGCTTCTCCCAGGCATTCGTGTGCTGGTGCAAGACCAAACTTCGAAAGCGTGGGATCGGACCGgcctggtggtggaggggcTAGCGCACAGGCAATACACCGTCAGGCTCGATGGTAGTGGTTGTATCTGTCTCAGGAGCTGGAAGTACCTGAGGCCCGCCCTCGCCCCCACGCTACTAGCGGCAACACGCTTAGGTACGGGCCACACCGCAAGCCCTCCTCACCCCCAGTCCTCACCCTCACCAAAACCTGCAACCCACAGCCACCATGCCCCAGGAGACAAGCTAAACTCGCGAGGTAGCTGGCCGATTTtgtctaaacacacacacacacacacacacacacacacacacatattatatTCACTGGTCACACGTCTCCAGTTTAGCgttttatttctcagtttttgTTTGTCCTTGAACAGCTGCCTTTAGTTCCTTTGATATATGTACATCACCCATTCCACATGTCAGATCAATGTGTTAGTAGATACACATTCATCTTAAAGGGGAGATGTTGGAGATGTAATATGTACGATATTTTTTCCCAAGGGTGAGGCGGGACGCCTCGCAGTTGCTGCGTTatcaaataaaggaagagatgtgTCATGCCATGCCTCCTTGACGTACTAGCCAAGCATTCTgttagcagtttttttttttttttctgattcttcttaaaggagactttatatgcattttatcgGTTTGGTCCATAACATGATGGTAATCACTAACagtacatgtttttggcaatgtcgTTCTCTTTCACTATGTAgaacagtggttcccaaactggggGCCATAATCTGAGGCTATGCATAAAACCAAAGGAGTTTAGCGGGTAGGTAGCCAGTGGAGGGAACTTACAGGTTCAGTACAGGTTTGTGCAATGCCTTGCTGCCAGACACAGTAAtacgtcccttttttttttcttttttttttttttaatctgattCTGTGTTCTTGACATAAAACAAGACATGGGGATGTATTAGGGAAGCAAGATGATTTTAACTCAACATAATCCTAATCTAAGGCTTCCTAAGCTGTGTATTCTGCATGATAACCTGGTCTTGAATCTTACGTATCAGCAAGGATGTTCATATTATTCAGTTAACCAAACATTCACAGTTGCAACACTGATCACCGTGTGTGCCTCCCCATATAATCAGTTTCATCCCACCTGTGAATACTTCAGCATTATATGAACTTAAGCCAACATCAATACCACTTTAATGGTAAGTAAGCCCTGCATCATGAAGTATATTAAGAAGAATATCTGCTGTATTTATGCACATTCTATAACTTTTTTGTAACGTAAAATCTAACTTCCTTTCAATCTCATATTTGCCATTTTATTATTCTAATCATGGGTGATGACATATGTTAGCGGTGTTAGAAATAGCAGTTTTTTGTTTGTGCATAGCAGGTACAGTGATGGCTTGTAATAAGAAACGTAACTATGATGACAACTACCTGGATTTTGGATTTACAAGTATCACTGATAAAGGTGTAGTGAAGCCTCAGTGTGTGATTTGTCACAAAATACTCACAGCTGAATCACTAAGGCCCAGTAAACTTAGATTACATCTGGAAACCAAGCATCCTCAACATGTTGGCAAAGATCGTTCCTTCTTTAGTCGACAAGAATTGAACATAAACAGACAGCGACTTGATGCCAGTGGTTCCTTTCATCAACAAAATGCTGCCGTAGTAGAGGCATCATTTCTTGTATCCCTTGaaatagcaaagaaaaagaagcctCACACAATTGGGGAGGAATTAATTTTGCCATGTGCCAAAACAATGGTAAAACTTGTTTTGGATGAGAAAAGTGCTGAAAAGCTGAATGCTATTTCACTCTCAAATAATACAGTGCAACGCCGAATCTCCCAAATATCTGATGACATCAAAGAGCAGGTGatacaggaaattaaaagagCTGGATTATTCATTATCCAACTCGATGAGTCCACTGACGCCCAGTCCTGCTCACAACTCCTGGCTTTTGTAAGGTATGTTCATGATGAGGATCTGAAGGAGGAATTCTTGTTTTGTGAGCCTCTTGAACAATCTACAAAAGGTGAAGATGTAAAGCAGAAACTTACTGAATTC includes:
- the LOC135107200 gene encoding zinc finger BED domain-containing protein 5-like — its product is MACNKKRNYDDNYLDFGFTSITDKGVVKPQCVICHKILTAESLRPSKLRLHLETKHPQHVGKDRSFFSRQELNINRQRLDASGSFHQQNAAVVEASFLVSLEIAKKKKPHTIGEELILPCAKTMVKLVLDEKSAEKLNAISLSNNTVQRRISQISDDIKEQVIQEIKRAGLFIIQLDESTDAQSCSQLLAFVRYVHDEDLKEEFLFCEPLEQSTKGEDVKQKLTEFFESEGLDWGNLCGICTDRAPAMLGSQSGFT